ttaaaatggaaaataataacaaatctaCCAAAATACCTTAAAAACTTACggaaaatctcctaaaatccaaaaattcataaattctCCAAAATCCTCAAAAATTCTATTTTGAATACATTCCCTAAGAGTTAAGACCCGTAAGCAAATAATGGTGGCGTCAACATGATGTTGAGCCCATTATAAAAGCCCAATAATAGGGTAGGGGAGGGCACGTGCTACTAACCCAAGAAGAAACGGACGAACAAGCGTGTGTGTGTGGGATTAGAGGGAAAACGACGACGTCTAGTATATCACCAAACACTTGTAGGCTTCCACCATCCACGAGCTCCCATTGCCGTCACATGCCTCGTTTCCCTTTTACATTTGATCGGGGGATGAAGttgatatctttgtttttacttGTTCGTCCTCCCAATATCTCTCCCACTAACAAATTATTTTCATGattgtaaatttaaatgattagtAGTAAGAGAAAGTGGGATTACTTTTCCATATATATCTTGAATTGGATTCGTACCGTATCTTTGAATTCCCGATCATGTTCATATACAAAATGATATCATTAACTATTTCAAGATATGTATTAacgcacatatatatatatagactgaTAACAAAAATTAGTCATACACTTAACaattataagaatatatatatatatccaatattTAAACGTGTCCTTTAATTTAtgcaaatcaaaaacaaaaaggaaacaaccaaAGACCTTTAATTTGGTAGTTTTCCGAATGAAAATTGTTGTTGGTAAATATATAACGTTGACATACGATGTCTTTAAGTAAATacgttttagtttttataaatatggttttagacttttagtgaGTCAAATTAAGAGGAcgtttagttttgtttaacaAGGTAgttgtacatatattttaaagtaatgATTACACATAAACCCAATTGATATGAAAGTAATAACTAAtcattacattatatataacaCCCGTTTTGGTGATGAAGTGATGTTTGTTTTGGCAAAGCAATGTCAACGACAATATGGAATTATGATGAAAACAATTGAAATGTTCATCCTCCCACTTACAAAGCACACCCATAAAGAATACTACTCTATACTATAGTGacgttaattatatttaaaaaaaaaaaaaaaaaaagagtatacaTAATTTATCTTTAACCATAAGTATAAAATGTATAATCATCTTTATTAGCAAAAAACAATGGTTAACGTGTCAAGACTTTATTACCtgaaaaaatttcttcttcttaaaaaaagaaagaaatcagaaAAACTTCATTTACTCTGGCGATTGTCTTCTCTCTCATTTAGAAGATCCTTTCTCTCtccaaaagagagaaaatctcagagaagaagacaaagaagaagaagaagatcctttctctctctctctctctctctctctctctctctctctctctctctcaaagaagaagacaaattaatcttttttatttatcagatcttcttcttcttcttctacttctcaaaaaaatcgaacctttttttttgtttttttgtttttttttggttgggtcTCCGATGAGGTGTAAGAGACATACAGTAGATTTCAGTAGCAGTATAGGCGTTTGTGCTTCTTGTCTCCGCGAACGTCTCTTCTCTCTCGCCGTCTCAACCGCCGCCTCTCAAACCGACGATCATCATTCTCGTATCTCTCCACCCCCTCCTCTGCTTTTCCCTCGTTCTGTTTCTCCTTACGTTGCTCCGAGAAAATCAGACGCCGGAGTAGACTCTGTAGCAGTATCTTcttctaataacaacagattcttctCAACGCCGCAAGTATTGGaaggcggaggaggaagaggttCAACCTCATCGGAAAAAGTCTTCGTATCATCATCAtttaagaagaacaaaaaaagcgGTTTATCTCGTTTCTCAAGCTTCTTCAGACCGACGAGATCTGACGTTTACGATTCGCGTCGTGATTCATGCGACGACGCGTCCACTGTCTTTTCTCAGTCGTCAACATCGACGTCAAGGTCATGGCTCTCTAAGGTTCTCTCAGTTCGATCGAAGAAGCAACAGTCAAACACAACGACCTGCTACATCGAGGATTTGATCGCTGCAGAGtccgatcatcatcatcaaaatcgACCTAGACAGAGATACTGCAGAGGAATGTCGCCGGCGGGAGAATCAACGACGAACGACGACTCAGTTGAGGAATCACCAGGGAGGTTAAGAAGAACGCCGGCGATGGGAACTCCGGGGAGGAGAAAGGTTGGGTTTGGTAGAAGCGTTTCAGGGATGGCTTTTTGTTTGAGTCCGTTAGTGAGAGCTAAACCATCTAACTGGAGAGGAAGATTTCTGCCGGATTTTGGTTATTCCGAATCACCGGCGAATCCTCACCTTTCGACGGCGGCGTCTTTTTGTGGTAACCGGTCTAAGAAGCTTGTTGATTTAGGAAGACTTGATCACCGCCGttgattctctcttcttttttttcgtttggtTGGGATTAAAATCTGACCGTTCTTTTGTGAAATTACCTTAAATACCCCTCACAAGATTCATacttatatataatgtatggTGCACTTTACTATACCAACaacagcagaaaaaaaaaaatgaaactaccatttttggttatatataataataatgttttctgaTTGTGTATATTAAAAGGAAGATTTATtcgtttttctctttttttttttaaaaaaataattaggagAGATTAGAAGAACAATGTCGTCTTGGTCTAATGtgcctctgttttttttttttttttaaatgacttttttttgggtgtacAAATGACagataataaaagaagaaaaaaactatgacTAGTTTCATGTCagaattgtaatatattttcagttcttttgaagttttcaaatctagaagaagaaaaaaaaaataagtgtcAATGGTAATAAATGTGACATACCCTTGTGTTTCCCTTAatctagaaaaacaaaattctgaCAACACTTCTCTTTAGACATTAGACATGGCAAAgtcaaaaatttaaaccaaaaatctcaCAAATTCCCAATTTACTAGTCTCACTTAATTAACTAGACACATCAAAACCTAATAGAGAAAGCTAGGGGAAAAAACGGGCATATAGGTCCAATAATAACATAGGTCTCAGTTTCGATCAGTTTCGACGACTTTTGGTAAGATCTTCCAAGTAGTACCGTCGTAAGTAAAGAGGAGGAGTTTCAAAGGTTTAAAAGGGTAAAGACTAAAAGGAGtttttaatacataatataCGAAGTGGGTCCAAATTTTAAATTCGATGGGTCCTTAGCCGTGAGTGAGGAGGACTGAGGAGCAATGCAAATACGATCATTCTATGGATGGGCTGAATTGTAATTTGATATTTCATCGTCTAATCTTACAGGACAGAGAGCATTAACGGTCATAAAAGGGAAGTTGGCATTTAATGAACGTGTGGTGGCTTGGCTTGGCTTTGTTGAGAAATAGTTGTAGTCTTCTTTCGTGGCTCTACCTTCTCCTCTCACCTACATACCATCTTCATTGATTTCAACTTACTCattctgttttctcttttttttttttagatggtCTCTTCTTTAATTATTGTCATTATTGCGAATTATGTGTTGTTTGCTGAGAGTGGGAAAATTCAAATAAAGCACACAAAGTGCCCTTTATAATTCATTTCTAGTTATTAGTTGGTACAATAGACTAAATTCAAGCTATCAGTTGTCTTTGGTACTATGTATGAGGAATTTTATGGATGATTACTTGATTATGAATGTCATTTAAGAAACAACTCTAACAAAAGTTTCGAATAACTTATTTAGTTGGACGGTTCGAACATATGAAAATACTTTTCAGGTGCGTTGAAAAGAAAGCCACTCCTACTACAAGTTTCTATCTATCTTTCGAAATGTATGCGTCATAATTAAGTATTGACATTATAAAGAATTATAGCTTTTCCTAATCACTTGAGGAAGTACGTCCCGTCAACTTGTAAATGttagttgttgtttttgcaATAACTAGCCGAATTCATAGTTATTTAACGCTAATATCTACTAATGCAGCACTATCCCACCGTAAGAATGAGATCATCGCTGAGTAATAATGTATACGCATTACTGCATTAATCCCCATCAGAGCTTTTCACCAagataaaataagtttttttcgtTTAGGTTTTCTTTAAACAAGGTTCAAGGTGGAACTGGAGAAAAATACCTGGGAACAGTGAGACTTTGAATTTAATTAGCTCATTTAAGTGATCTGACCTAACGAACATGTGTACGAAAttaattctctgtttctttatgaTATGGGTCAAACATAAAAACAATTCTATTATGCATCATTCTTCTCTCTTCAACTGTCTTCACATGGAAGGAAGAAACGAGAAGAGTGTGTTTATGTAACTAAAATTCATAGACTGACAAATCATAGTTCTGAGACAATAGTAAACAAAAGTACCGAAGCAGAGAGCATTTGAAGCTCCAAAAGACCACAAAAGATCAGAGTTAGGGACAAACCATAGCTAAATCAAAGTCTTTCTTAAAACAACCtgatgaaagtaaaaaaaaaaaaaagtcgaatAAGCAGGCAAAAATTTTACAATAACGGATTGGATAATGCGAAGGCTGgagggacttttttttttgtttgtcttataGTTCTCTATCgatttgttgttgctgttgccaATTTTAACAAGAGCATCCTCCTGATTGCTGCTGAGACATAGATGCATTTGCATTGGAAGACTTGAGATTGACATCAACCATATCTTCTTGCTTTGTCGAAGACAATGTTTCCATTCCGGGCAAAGCTGCTGCTATCTTGCGGAAGAGAGCCTATCAATGGAAAAAGGGTTTAAAACATTAGAACAAAAACAGGATTTGCGCGGATTGATAGCGTTATGGATTTGTAGTAATTATTCAGCGACAGTATCAGCGAGAGATCCATACGGATAGAAAGATATAACAACTAGCAGGTGGGTATAAAAGTCTAGGTTAATCAACAATCTTTTGTTGTTCAAGAAGCCCTCAGAAATAGGCGAAGAGAAAAACTTTGTTACCTTGATGTTGAAGCCTGCTTTGGCACTGGTTTCGATAAACATTACATTAAGTTCACGAGCCTTGGCTTCTGCTTCCTCTATTGACACTTGCCtgagaaacaaacaatttattacTAAAGACCCATTGACAGAACAAATAGTAGGCACCATCAAGTGTCAAAGCGTGTTGACTATAAAGAAACCCTATGCAGTTGAGCACCAAATGATTTTCCATTTATTATCTTGTAGGGTCGTTTGGAACATACTCAATACCACCAGAAAATAAGAAGCGGTTTAATCCAAAAAGAAACTCATTTGTATCGGAAACATACTTACAAAACCAGACCGGGAAAGGAGGGCTACCAAATTTTTAGTCCAACTGCTATTGAATAGTGATTTGCATAgcaaagtttgaaaataaacaTGTTAAAGAAGAGATAGTGGATCACTATTACCTTTTTTCCACAAGGTCAGTTTTGTTTCCCACAAGCACTACTATCACATCACTACCACGCTCTGTCCTAACCTCATCGATCCACTTAGTAGTGTTTAGAAAGGATTGCCTGCCTATATAACAGtggaaaaccaaataaatatcgAGTTACACAACGCACGATGgatcaagaaagagaagaaatcaaaatgcaTGAACTCATAAGATTACTGAATATCACAGCCACAACATGTCAGATATGGGAAAAATATTCATGTTGTTTGagagaaagcagagaaaggGTGAAGAGACGCATACTTGCAACATCATACACAATAACAGCAACAGACGAATCCCTGATATAGCTCGGAATAAGACTCCTGAATCGCTCTTGCCCTGCTGTATCCCTGTCATATGTTTTCGTCTCTTAATGTTAATAACCAAATCATGATCAATCTGCAATTATATTCTTCAGCGTTCGAAAACCAAAAGAGGCTCAAGATATTACCATAGCTGAAGTCTGACCGTTCGATCTTCAAGGTACATTGTCTTTGATAGAAAATCAATACCAATTGTGGCCTGAggattatgaaacaaagaacagTGAGTATAATGATTATAAGCAACTACAGTTCACTTACTAGCAGGAGCTCAAACGTCATTATCATATTTACAGATCAAGACCACATAATTTTATTCAGCAATTGAGAACAAATTCgagtaaataaataatgataacaAAGATCAAGGAAGCATCCTCATATGTTACTTGGATCTTCTATGACACTGAACAAAGTGAGCGATTACAAAAGCCAAAATTCACAAACGATGATCATTGAAGCTGATGGTTACGTTCTATACATTGATTAAACACGACGGTCTACAAATCAGATCACACACAACAACGTGGAATCGAACGCTAGATCAAGAGAACGATTTAAAACTCTGGCACTGAACAAAGCGAGCGATTACAAAAACGATGATCATTCAAGGTGATTTTACGTTCTACTGATTGACTAAACACGGTCTACAAATCagatcacacacacacaactaCGTAGAATCAAACGCCAGATCAAGAGAATGATTTAGAACTAGGAACTGAAAAACACGATTCCCGTCCATGAAGAACGGATCTCAAAATCCATCAAACCCTGGGGCGTCCCCGACTTAAATCGGCACAAGCCAACGTCGTGCATCGTGGAGATCACAACTAGATTTGAACAATGGAAATCATATTACCTGGTAAGTATTGTCGAACTTGTCGTACATGAATCGAGTGATGATACTGGTTTTGCCGACGGATTGATCTCCCAAAAACACCAGTTTATACTTGGCGAGCGCCGAGACCGGAGCCATGATTCCTCAAAGATCTAACTCGCCGGAACGGATCTGAGAAACGTCGAGATCTCGCTCGCTTGAGAATACTAGTTTCCGATATTTACCGGAGAGATCCCGTCGCTATGGAATTGCAAATAAACTGTAGTAGTTTGAGTTTGATATTACCAAGTTGCTGGTTTATTCGAGATTGGGTCCTTTCTGTGAAATTATAAACTATTTGAGATAAATTACAACATATAAGAAACTTAGAGGATTGCAAATTACAGAAAATTTAATACATTATGGGCTCCATGTATAAGCCCACGTAAGGATTTGGCCTAGCCTTATAGTAGTAAGCGGGCACGTGACACACGTGTCTTCTCTCTATGACCTGAAGAACCTTGGACCTTTCTTCACCTCTGTGGTCTCATCAAATCCCTAAATCTCGAGCTCGAAGAAGAGACGAAAATGGCACTGAGAAATGCAGTTCTTCGTCAGCTGAGGGTTCCGGTTCAAACCCTAGGAATGAATCAGTCTCAAATTGGGTTCCTTGGTTCGATCCGGTCTTTTTCTTCGAACGATGATCATCTCAGCAGAGAAGCGGTCGTTGATAGAGTTCTTGATGTCGTCAAGAGCTTCCCCAAAGTCGATCCCTCTAAGGTCAGCTCGATCTTCATATATTTTAGCTAAATGTTAAGATTTCGGCTTAGACCTGCAATGTATGGGGATCGAATCGTGGTTcctatctttgtttttctttttttcctcattACTGAAATATTCAATCTTTGTCAATGTTGTAGCTTTTGGTTGATTTCGTATTGATCTAGTGGGAATATACACCAAATGGTATCTGAAAATATGTTGCTTTAGGTGTTGTTTGAAAATTTAAGGCTAACTGATTCTTAATGGTCTGGTAAGTTTAGCTTATTGTCAGAAGCGACAGCTtcagatttttgttgttgttgttgtttccattAATTTGGTTGATGATCTAATGGATTTGACATTTGATGAATCCTTTTTGTTTGAAGACATACAAATCTTTCAGTTCTCTCTCTAAGAGTTGTTGAGGTTGGGTTATTTCGTTGATGAATTTTATGATAACAAACTGCAGGTGACTCCTGAGGTACATTTCCAAAACGATCTGGGGTTAGATAGTTTGGACACAGTGGAGATAGTGATGGCTATTGAAGAGGAGTTCAAGCTGGAAATCCCAGACAAAGAAGCTGACAAGATCGATTCTTGCACTCTCGCCATTGAATACGTTTACAATCACCCAATGTCTAGCTAAATCCTGTGGTGCTCTCTCCTCATGGtttctcattttgtttcttctctcttgagaATGGGATTTGCAAATAAATTCACTTCTGTTTTGAGAGCATTGTTGTTATTGACTCTTTTTAACAGTTTCAGTTTCTTTGAAAAACCCCTTTTTTGCTTGAATCTTGTGAAAGTTGACACTCTTTCTCGAGGTTAATACAACTTCTCTTCAAGTCTACTCTATagatttcaataaataaatcCAGTTTAGGATTGACTTCTCTGAACGAACATAAacaattgtattttaattagtttttctaaatttcggttcaaaattttcaagtcggtgatttattattttgattaactCCAGCAATTATCTCGAGAAAATAAGGTAACTGTTACGTCATAGAATCAGAGTAGATTAAGGAGATAATACAAAATATGCCAAAAAGTTGGATTAGAAGTAACTAACGGCAAGTATCTTCTCACACTCACTCACTCCATTGGTGCTCTGTTTAACTTAGTGAGTTGGCTAAAGCTACAACAAAAGACTACTACCACTACTCCTACATCTTCTCCGCTTGTAAATTTGCTAATAATGTCTTTGCGTTGATTTCTTCACCTGTCCGCTTTCTCCTCCGCTCGTATGTCTTTACTATCTTGTCTCTTTTCACCCCTTCGGCTTCTTGAAACCTGAAAcagatacaaaagaaaagaaacttcagCTTTAGACGACAAGTAAACACTCAGTTTCACTAATGCTTTTTAGGTAGTGAGAAGACAAGTAAACACGCTTACTTCTTTTCAGTTGGAGGCAAGTTTTCTAAAGCCTTATCGATTGGATTCACTATCCCCTTTGATTTCTCCTCCCAAGACCTgaaccaacacacacacaaaaaactcAGTTTAGACAAAAAAGAAACCTAGTTtactgatgtttttttttaagagtaagaagagaagtaaaagaCTCACTTTTCACTTGAAGGTAAGTCTTCGAGAGTCTTATCGACTATCCCTTTTGATTTCTCCTCTTCAGCTTTTTTCTCCACTTCAGCTTCCAAAGACCTGAACCAACACAAAAGCAGAGAAACTCTGTTTACTAATGTTTTCTTAGAAGTAGTGAGACGAGAGCTATATACGCTCACCTTTCACTTCGAGGTAACTTTTTGGCAGCCTTAACACCTCCCTTGGCTCCCCCCTTTGCCTTACTTTTCCCTCCCTTaaatgttttcttctcttcggGTTCTGGATACCTGAaccaacacaacacaaaaagactcaatcttaaaacaaaaagaaaccaatttGACTGATATGATTGAGATAGGTAGTgagaagagaagtaaaaaaaactcactCCTGTCCACTTAAGTCCCTGAGAGACTTATCGACTGCATGGATTATCATCTTCTTAACCTGTTCAAGCAAAACACGGGAAACTGAAAACAATGACATTTACAGACGAGTTGGAAACTTTGCTCCAAAAACAACCAGgaattaagacaaaaaaataccTCCAACTTGTCTTCTTTTGCAAAATGATTAGGTGGAAGTAGACGAAACTGTTTTGTCAAGCGTAAACACTCGCTGATATTTTCAGGTGAGACAAAGTCAAGCGCTACCTTTGTGCAGGACTGCAAGACACAAGAGAAATAGTACAATGATCAACTGATGAACCTTACTTATGCtccgaaacaaaacaaaaaaagcacaGTTGCTCTCAAATCCACTGTATCCTAATTAAgctagtaaaataaaaaaaaatcaccttcAAATTTCTGACTTGATGCGGGCACCCGACAGGTATTAAGACAGCATCTCCAAGCTTCTGATTAAAGGTCCATGGTTCAATACCTACAGAATACAGCCCCAAAGATATATGACTAGAGAACTGTCAAGATAATGTGGAAATTTAAGATGGAAAATGTGCTTGATTATTAGTAAGAATTCAGCATACCATATTCTTCTTTCAGCTTCTTGATATGATATCGTGTTAGATAGATGGTCTGGTCGTGTATCGGAtgagaaacctgaaaaaaaGAAGGTGGATGAGCATACAAATATCTGTGGAGGAGAGAATGGACACAAAGAGACACTACATACTATATGTTATTGAAGAAAGAACGACatgaaaaatgcaaaatatagtAGTGTACCTGGGGCAAAGGGCAGCAGTAGAAATGTCTAAACTCCTGGTAATGTTTCAGAAGGTAACTTTCTAGTTTGGGAATGTCTTCTCTACGGAAAATGTCCCAGAGAGCTCCATCATCAGATTCAACATTTTCGGCTTCTTGTTTAGACTTGACAAGAATCTTTATCATTTCCTCCTTGTTATAGCTAGCTACAGAGCTATACAGCTCTTTGAGATCTTGTTCAGCATGCTTCTTTTTCAGTTCTTCAATTCCAGATTGGTTTTCCACTTTAATGGCCACTTCAGATATGTGCGTCAATACATTCACCTGAAAATAACCAACACACGGATATAAAATAGGATTGAAAAGAATTAGATAAGACtcggagagagggagagagggagagagagaaattattattaaaataatgtatatatgacAACGTGCTGCTTTATACCACTAAAAAAAGCAGCATATGATATGAAGTATATATCGGAGAGAgagaaattattattaaaattaatttttgaccGAATTgaatttaacttttaatttatatattcataaaatttttttatttattaaataaattagaagCTAATCCACCTACCTAGAATATAGAATTGCTCTAGGaatattttttctaaatgaTATGAATATGATCCATAGTAGGTTGCTCGGGACTCGAACCCGGAACTAGTCAGTAGATAATTTCattcttaaaatgaaaaaaaaaaacagaggtaaaaaaaaatcctatcCAAACCATGCTTGCATTTTTCATTGCATACATAGAAACTCAGTTTGTTTGGTTCCTTATAAATAGGAACCCAAATTCAAGTAGTGAGGAGAAGTGTCACACATAATAAACACTAATGAAGATTGAAAGTCACTAATATTTTCAGCCATTAATGTGATGCCGTAGGGACTCAATGGTTGTcatctgtaatttttattttcaaagtgTCATTTAACACAGCTGCTACATCTCTTGACACGCTGTTTCATTATGTCGCTGTCGCAGCGTTTAATAAAAGAACAGGGCATACTCTTTTGATGAGTATAACCTTTAACAATCCCTTTTATATAAGATGATTGCATGCTTACCAGTAGGAAGACAAAATTGTTACAATTTGGCATTGTACTCTTCAAGGttcttaacatttttattgCATCCCCTATCAAATTGAGAATTTCTTAGCTTTGGAAAAAAGGTAGTGGAATTAGAATTTGAGTGATTGAATTACTCACAAACCCCAACAAGATTGATGTTGGTCTTTCTACTTCAACGGTAAGGATTACCCACAGCGCGAAcatgtaacaaacaaattttcttcTGGTTTATGATGTCGGAAATAGACCGATTTTATATCACCCTTCAATTCGAATTAGCAAAAGCAATGTTGACATAAATCTGTCTTTTCAATCTTCTAGCAAAGGCCGTTCTTATCTTCGGTAGAGCAGAATTTTGGATTTACCATAGTAAATTCcggttgattaaaaaaaaagtttccataaaggaaaaaaaaatggttgtgGGCCCATAAGGAAAAAAGTAATTAACCCTCAGACAGCTCAATTTGGACTTTTGAAGAGTTTTGTTGATAGACTAAAGCCTATTTAAATGAAGTTCTCCAGTAAATGAAGAAGAGACAACTAAtcctatatttaattttaagaaaaactaaGTGGAACTGatatacttaaagattttacTGTTATCTGATTCTGTTGTTTTAGAAGGTTCTGAAATCATTATGAAAGGGAAACTACCAAAAGAATTGACACAAGTATATATAACAATGAAATGGAAATGAACacgagaaaagagaaaaacgtAAAGGGTACTAACCGCATCAGACATGTCGCAATGGAGCTTAGTAACAGAATCTCCACGGCCAAACTCTTGCTCAAATCCATAAGCAATATATGTCTTTGGCCCCATGTCTGGCTTCAAGCAATTTTTAGGCAGTTTGACAGCCAGATTCAATGGTCCATTATCAGGGTGAGTGTACTGCTTCAAAGGCAAACTGCATAAGAACTCCATCGCATGACGTGGCAAGTTTTCTTCGAAGGCCTTAGATGGAGGCCAATCTTTCAGTTTCCAAACTTGTGGCCAACCCATTCGATCATATCGGCCCTTAATGTATCCGGTAAAGAAGTCGCGAAGATTAGTCTTTACCTGCATCCGTTAAAAGTCATTAGATACAGATGAGCATTATAAGAAGTTACGAAAAGATATGGACCGAACACATATTTCATTGAGGAAAAACTGACCTCACAGAAGTCCAGACAATCAGTAGAAAGAACATCTAGAAGTGTTTCATGATTGGTGCTGCGTATTTGACGGCAGGCACGATACGTTACCATTGGTTCCCAGCTAAAACCAGATGTAGCCTCAAGCACATTCCTCACAATCACAGGCTCACCTTTTACCCAATGATGTTGAAAATGCTTCGAGTCATCTTGTTGAACATCTCTTCCGCTTGGACAATACAGATAATTGTCTTCCGAACCTTCTCGACAAGCAGCCTTTAACAGTTTACCACCATTGTCCATGTCAATATGACCATTAGACTTATAACAAGGGCATTGCTCCAAAACAGTTTCAGGTAAATCCAAAAGCTCGCCGCTGGCATCAGCAAGTTTTTCTACTTTCTTTAACAAATCAGATACCCAACCATCAGGAAGTAGGCGTTTCAACTTTAAACCCTCAGCACCACAATGACAAATAATGATTCCAGCTTCATTTGCTTTCCACAAAGATGGGTCATTCATATGGTCTTTGCAAACCGGCTTATCATCTGGCTTCTCATTAggattatcatcatcatccggCTGATCAATAACTTTGCCTTCGTCTCCATGTTCATACTCTAAACCTCGGTTAACATAATTCCAGGACACATCCTCCTGACATGCCTCAGCCTTTCCATTGCGGATCTCAAGGCAACATGTAAGGCAGATATCACAAGGACAGGCCGAGCAACTCCTATGGAGATCAAAGATCGAAGTCTTGCAGATATCACTGTAATCCCAAggagttaaaacaaaaaacgaatCAAGTTACCAACAGCATCATGAGATACGAACTTGTCAaatttattgaaacaaaaatatcaggGTAATATACCAGTATAGTCTTTCATCAGGGAAAGATTCAGCGTCTAGGGGCCTCACCTCTTCAAACTCCAGTCCtgtgtaaaaattaaacaatattaagaTATATTCTTAATCCTTGAAGGTAATCAGCTTCCAGCT
The Camelina sativa cultivar DH55 chromosome 6, Cs, whole genome shotgun sequence genome window above contains:
- the LOC104793411 gene encoding acyl carrier protein 1, mitochondrial-like, translating into MALRNAVLRQLRVPVQTLGMNQSQIGFLGSIRSFSSNDDHLSREAVVDRVLDVVKSFPKVDPSKVTPEVHFQNDLGLDSLDTVEIVMAIEEEFKLEIPDKEADKIDSCTLAIEYVYNHPMSS
- the LOC104793407 gene encoding uncharacterized protein LOC104793407, whose product is MRCKRHTVDFSSSIGVCASCLRERLFSLAVSTAASQTDDHHSRISPPPPLLFPRSVSPYVAPRKSDAGVDSVAVSSSNNNRFFSTPQVLEGGGGRGSTSSEKVFVSSSFKKNKKSGLSRFSSFFRPTRSDVYDSRRDSCDDASTVFSQSSTSTSRSWLSKVLSVRSKKQQSNTTTCYIEDLIAAESDHHHQNRPRQRYCRGMSPAGESTTNDDSVEESPGRLRRTPAMGTPGRRKVGFGRSVSGMAFCLSPLVRAKPSNWRGRFLPDFGYSESPANPHLSTAASFCGNRSKKLVDLGRLDHRR
- the LOC104793410 gene encoding lysine-specific demethylase JMJ25-like (The sequence of the model RefSeq protein was modified relative to this genomic sequence to represent the inferred CDS: added 314 bases not found in genome assembly); this translates as MDSAEDVAIVVEEANGRGRRIRRASTKIANYVDHVTDDDEDQGPKKRKGKKGGNRAPRKTQKVDDEGVRVGDANGGADLAKEKKQRASAKTNDSEKDSIAGEGDDSGNQTTIGARRTRKRTYKKDEIDGEVPAKSNKRLKNRANKHNTDNAEGAESNMCHQCQRNDKGYVVRCQNCKTKRFCLPCLKTWYPNIPQDDVATKCPFCCGICCCRRCLRLDNKIHGINPNLEVSKDAKIQCSKYILRWLLPHMKELVDEQLAEMEIEAKISGLEFEEVRPLDAESFPDERLYCDICKTSIFDLHRSCSACPCDICLTCCLEIRNGKAEACQEDVSWNYVNRGLEYEHGDEGKVIDQPDDDDNPNEKPDDKPVCKDHMNDPSLWKANEAGIIICHCGAEGLKLKRLLPDGWVSDLLKKVEKLADASGELLDLPETVLEQCPCYKSNGHIDMDNGGKLLKAACREGSEDNYLYCPSGRDVQQDDSKHFQHHWVKGEPVIVRNVLEATSGFSWEPMVTYRACRQIRSTNHETLLDVLSTDCLDFCEVKTNLRDFFTGYIKGRYDRMGWPQVWKLKDWPPSKAFEENLPRHAMEFLCSLPLKQYTHPDNGPLNLAVKLPKNCLKPDMGPKTYIAYGFEQEFGRGDSVTKLHCDMSDAVNVLTHISEVAIKVENQSGIEELKKKHAEQDLKELYSSVASYNKEEMIKILVKSKQEAENVESDDGALWDIFRREDIPKLESYLLKHYQEFRHFYCCPLPQVSHPIHDQTIYLTRYHIKKLKEEYGIEPWTFNQKLGDAVLIPVGCPHQVRNLKSCTKVALDFVSPENISECLRLTKQFRLLPPNHFAKEDKLEVKKMIIHAVDKSLRDLSGQEYPEPEEKKTFKGGKSKAKGGAKGGVKAAKKLPRSERSLEAEVEKKAEEEKSKGIVDKTLEDLPSSEKSWEEKSKGIVNPIDKALENLPPTEKKFQEAEGVKRDKIVKTYERRRKRTGEEINAKTLLANLQAEKM
- the LOC104793408 gene encoding ras-related protein RABH1b, translated to MAPVSALAKYKLVFLGDQSVGKTSIITRFMYDKFDNTYQATIGIDFLSKTMYLEDRTVRLQLWDTAGQERFRSLIPSYIRDSSVAVIVYDVASRQSFLNTTKWIDEVRTERGSDVIVVLVGNKTDLVEKRQVSIEEAEAKARELNVMFIETSAKAGFNIKALFRKIAAALPGMETLSSTKQEDMVDVNLKSSNANASMSQQQSGGCSC